The proteins below come from a single Acidovorax sp. NCPPB 4044 genomic window:
- a CDS encoding ABC transporter substrate-binding protein — translation MQPRKIALIAAAIATGLSALATAPLAQAQGAGEQFVPLLVYRTGQFAPLGIPWADGKQDYLKLVNARDGGVNGVKLAFEECETAYDAAKGVECYERLKGKGGGAAGFDTQSTGITFAVTDKAIADKIVVETPGYGLSQSADGTVFEWNFPLLGTYWTAADVMLQDIAKKEKGNLKGKKIALVYHDSPYGKEPIPLLQKRAEADGFTLTTFPVTPPGVEQKSTWLQIRQQRPDYVLFWSAGVMTPAGIREAQASGYPREKIYGIWWAGSDHDVKDIGAGAKGYNAITIHNSAAKDKVHDDLKKFVYDKGQGTGAPTGVGTLAHTRGMMISMLQVEAIRAAQEKYGKGKVLTPEQIRWGFENLDLTADKLKVLGFGEVMRPVKTSCQNHMGTDWARIVQWDGAKWNIQPDWYQADKTHIDPLVKEYAAKYAKDKNIKPRSCS, via the coding sequence ATGCAACCCAGGAAGATCGCATTGATCGCCGCCGCCATCGCGACCGGCCTCTCGGCGCTCGCGACCGCGCCGCTGGCCCAGGCGCAGGGCGCGGGCGAGCAGTTCGTGCCGCTGCTCGTCTACCGCACGGGCCAGTTCGCGCCGCTCGGCATTCCATGGGCGGATGGCAAGCAGGACTACCTCAAGCTCGTGAACGCCCGCGACGGCGGTGTGAACGGCGTCAAGCTCGCCTTCGAGGAATGCGAGACCGCCTACGACGCCGCCAAGGGCGTGGAGTGCTACGAGCGCCTGAAGGGCAAGGGCGGCGGCGCGGCCGGCTTCGACACGCAGTCCACCGGCATCACCTTCGCCGTGACCGACAAGGCCATCGCGGACAAGATCGTGGTCGAGACTCCCGGCTACGGCCTGTCGCAGTCGGCCGACGGCACGGTGTTCGAGTGGAACTTCCCGCTGCTGGGCACCTACTGGACCGCTGCCGACGTGATGCTGCAGGACATCGCCAAGAAGGAAAAAGGCAACCTCAAGGGCAAGAAGATCGCGCTCGTCTACCACGACAGCCCCTACGGCAAGGAGCCCATCCCGCTGCTGCAAAAGCGCGCCGAGGCCGACGGCTTCACGCTCACCACCTTCCCCGTCACGCCGCCCGGCGTGGAGCAGAAGTCCACCTGGCTGCAGATCCGCCAGCAAAGGCCCGACTACGTGCTGTTCTGGTCGGCCGGCGTGATGACGCCCGCCGGCATCCGCGAGGCGCAGGCGAGCGGCTACCCGCGCGAGAAGATCTACGGCATCTGGTGGGCCGGCTCCGACCACGACGTGAAGGACATCGGCGCGGGCGCGAAGGGCTACAACGCGATCACCATCCACAACAGCGCCGCGAAGGACAAGGTGCACGACGACCTGAAGAAGTTCGTCTACGACAAGGGCCAGGGCACGGGCGCACCCACCGGTGTCGGCACGCTGGCGCACACGCGCGGGATGATGATCTCGATGCTGCAGGTGGAGGCCATCCGCGCGGCGCAGGAGAAGTACGGCAAGGGCAAGGTGCTCACGCCCGAGCAGATCCGCTGGGGCTTCGAGAACCTCGACCTCACGGCCGACAAGCTCAAGGTCCTGGGTTTCGGCGAAGTGATGCGCCCCGTGAAGACCTCGTGCCAGAACCACATGGGCACCGACTGGGCGCGCATCGTGCAGTGGGACGGCGCGAAATGGAACATCCAGCCCGACTGGTACCAGGCCGACAAGACCCACATCGACCCACTGGTGAAGGAGTACGCGGCCAAGTACGCCAAGGACAAGAACATCAAGCCGCGCAGCTGCTCCTGA
- a CDS encoding branched-chain amino acid ABC transporter permease — protein MFYRENGQFKTSYQADLALFPVAQDRWALLLLLAFAFVGVPLLGSDYFFRAIAVPFLILALAAIGLNILVGYCGQISLGTGAFMAVGAYAAYNLQVRIEGMPLLIALLGGGLCATVFGVLFGIPSLRIRGLYLAVATLAAQFFTDWFTNRVKWVTNDSSSGSVSVGPLQILGYGIDTPVQKYLLCLAFVAVFALLAKNLVRGAVGREWMAMRDMDVAAAVIGIRPVYAKLSAFAVSSFIVGVAGGLWGFVHLGSWEPAAFGIDRSFQLLFMIIIGGLGSIAGSLFGAAFIVLLPLLLNYVPHWLGLPISTGTATHLEHMIFGALIVFFLIVEPHGLARLWSTARQKLRIWPFPH, from the coding sequence ATGTTCTACCGTGAGAACGGCCAGTTCAAGACCAGCTACCAGGCCGACCTGGCGCTGTTTCCCGTCGCGCAGGACCGCTGGGCGCTGCTGCTCCTGCTGGCCTTCGCCTTCGTCGGCGTGCCGCTCCTGGGCAGCGACTATTTCTTCCGCGCCATCGCGGTGCCGTTCCTGATCCTGGCGCTCGCGGCGATCGGGCTCAACATCCTCGTGGGCTACTGCGGGCAGATTTCGCTGGGCACCGGCGCCTTCATGGCCGTGGGCGCCTACGCGGCCTACAACCTGCAGGTGCGCATCGAGGGCATGCCGCTGCTGATCGCGCTGCTGGGCGGCGGGCTCTGCGCCACCGTGTTCGGCGTGCTCTTCGGCATCCCGAGCCTGCGCATCCGGGGCCTGTACCTGGCCGTGGCCACGCTGGCCGCGCAGTTCTTCACCGACTGGTTCACCAACCGCGTGAAGTGGGTCACCAACGATTCGTCGTCCGGCTCGGTGAGCGTGGGGCCGCTGCAGATCCTGGGCTACGGCATCGACACGCCCGTGCAGAAATACCTGCTGTGCCTCGCCTTCGTGGCGGTGTTCGCGCTGCTGGCCAAGAACCTCGTGCGCGGCGCGGTGGGCCGCGAGTGGATGGCCATGCGCGACATGGACGTGGCCGCGGCCGTGATCGGCATCCGCCCGGTGTACGCCAAGCTCAGCGCGTTCGCGGTGAGCAGCTTCATCGTGGGCGTGGCGGGCGGGCTGTGGGGCTTCGTGCACCTGGGCTCGTGGGAGCCCGCGGCCTTCGGCATCGACCGCTCGTTCCAGCTGCTGTTCATGATCATCATCGGCGGGCTCGGCTCCATCGCGGGCAGCCTGTTCGGCGCGGCCTTCATCGTGCTGCTGCCGCTGCTGCTCAACTACGTGCCGCACTGGCTGGGGCTGCCGATCTCGACCGGCACCGCCACGCACCTGGAGCACATGATCTTCGGCGCGCTGATCGTGTTCTTCCTCATCGTGGAGCCGCACGGCCTCGCGCGGCTGTGGTCCACCGCGCGGCAGAAGCTGCGCATCTGGCCGTTCCCGCACTGA
- a CDS encoding ABC transporter ATP-binding protein: MTGPAPDTAPPHSGAAAPSIAAAAAAAPLLVVNGIEVIYHHVILVLKGVSLSVPEGAVVALLGGNGAGKTTTLRAVSNLLAGERGEVTKGSIELRGERIERLSPAALVDRGVVQVMEGRHCFAHLTIEENLLTGAYTRRDRGEVAANLEKVYAYFPRLKTRRTSQAAYTSGGEQQMCAIGRALMANPRMVLLDEPSMGLAPQIVEEVFHIVRDLNAREKVTFLLAEQNTHMALRYADYGYILENGRVVMDGAASDLASNEDVKEFYLGMGGGERKSFKDAKSYKRRKRWLA, encoded by the coding sequence ATGACCGGACCCGCTCCCGATACCGCGCCGCCGCACTCCGGCGCAGCCGCGCCCTCCATCGCCGCTGCGGCAGCGGCAGCGCCCCTGCTGGTCGTCAACGGCATCGAGGTGATCTACCACCACGTGATCCTGGTGCTCAAGGGCGTGTCGCTCTCGGTGCCCGAGGGCGCGGTCGTGGCGCTGCTGGGCGGCAACGGCGCGGGCAAGACCACCACGCTGCGCGCCGTCTCCAACCTGCTCGCGGGCGAGCGCGGCGAGGTCACCAAGGGCAGCATCGAGCTGCGCGGCGAGCGCATCGAGCGGCTCTCGCCCGCCGCGCTCGTGGACCGCGGCGTGGTGCAGGTGATGGAGGGGCGCCACTGCTTCGCCCACCTCACCATCGAGGAGAACCTGCTCACCGGCGCCTACACGCGGCGCGACCGCGGCGAGGTGGCCGCCAACCTGGAGAAGGTGTATGCCTACTTCCCGCGCCTGAAGACGCGGCGCACCAGCCAGGCCGCCTACACCTCGGGCGGCGAGCAGCAGATGTGCGCCATCGGCCGCGCGCTGATGGCCAACCCGCGCATGGTGCTGCTGGACGAGCCCTCCATGGGCCTCGCGCCGCAGATCGTGGAGGAGGTCTTCCACATCGTGCGCGACCTGAACGCCCGGGAGAAGGTCACCTTCCTGCTGGCCGAGCAGAACACGCACATGGCGCTGAGATACGCCGACTACGGCTACATCCTGGAGAACGGCCGCGTCGTGATGGACGGTGCCGCCAGCGACCTCGCCAGCAACGAGGACGTGAAGGAGTTCTACCTCGGCATGGGCGGCGGCGAGCGCAAGAGCTTCAAGGACGCCAAGAGCTACAAGCGGCGCAAGCGCTGGCTGGCCTGA
- a CDS encoding phenylacetate--CoA ligase family protein, which translates to MMDSYDALETRSPEAREAALMAALPAQVAHARSATAAFAEILAQVDARAVDSRGALAALPVTRKHELLERQQAGRAANPFGGFSALAFGPAMPRVFASPGTLYEPEGRRADYWRMARAVHAAGFRPGELVHNCFSYHFVPAGAMMEGGAQAVGCTVFAGGTGQTEQQVQAMAELRPAGYIGTPSFLRILLEKAAEMGIALPHLAKALVSGEALPPSLREWFAGRGVAAFQCYATADLGLIAYETAAREGLVLGEDVIVEIVRPGTGDPVPDGEVGEVVVTTLNPDYPLVRFGTGDLSAVLPGPCPTGRTNRRIRGWLGRADQTTKVRGMFVHPGQVAEVARRFPQVARARLVVGGEMANDTLVLRVETTETAGGLADRLAAAVREVTKLRADIEMLAPGALPNDGRVIEDARSYR; encoded by the coding sequence ATGATGGATTCCTACGACGCCCTCGAAACCCGTTCGCCGGAGGCGCGCGAGGCGGCGCTGATGGCGGCGTTGCCGGCGCAGGTGGCGCATGCGCGGTCGGCGACGGCGGCGTTCGCGGAAATCCTGGCGCAGGTGGATGCGCGGGCGGTGGACAGCCGCGGCGCGCTGGCCGCGTTGCCGGTCACGCGCAAGCACGAGTTGCTGGAGCGGCAGCAGGCGGGGCGCGCGGCGAACCCGTTCGGCGGGTTCAGCGCGCTGGCGTTCGGGCCGGCGATGCCGCGGGTGTTCGCGAGCCCGGGCACGCTCTACGAGCCCGAGGGGCGGCGCGCGGATTACTGGCGCATGGCGCGCGCGGTGCATGCGGCGGGGTTCCGGCCGGGGGAGCTGGTGCACAACTGCTTCAGCTACCACTTCGTGCCAGCGGGCGCCATGATGGAAGGCGGCGCGCAGGCCGTGGGCTGCACCGTGTTCGCGGGCGGCACGGGCCAGACCGAGCAGCAGGTGCAGGCGATGGCCGAGCTGCGGCCGGCCGGCTACATCGGCACGCCGAGCTTCCTGCGCATCCTGCTGGAGAAGGCGGCCGAGATGGGCATCGCGCTGCCGCACCTTGCCAAGGCGCTGGTGTCGGGCGAGGCGCTGCCGCCGTCGCTGCGCGAGTGGTTCGCCGGGCGCGGCGTGGCGGCCTTCCAGTGCTATGCCACGGCCGACCTGGGCCTGATCGCCTACGAGACCGCCGCGCGCGAGGGCCTCGTGCTCGGCGAGGACGTGATCGTGGAGATCGTGCGCCCCGGCACCGGCGACCCCGTGCCCGACGGCGAGGTGGGCGAGGTGGTGGTGACCACCCTCAACCCCGACTACCCGCTGGTGCGCTTCGGCACCGGCGACCTCTCCGCCGTGCTGCCCGGCCCCTGCCCCACGGGCCGCACCAACCGGCGCATCCGCGGCTGGCTGGGCCGTGCGGACCAGACCACCAAGGTGCGCGGCATGTTCGTGCACCCCGGCCAGGTGGCCGAGGTGGCGCGGCGCTTTCCGCAGGTGGCGCGCGCGCGCCTGGTGGTGGGCGGGGAGATGGCCAACGACACGCTCGTGCTGCGCGTGGAGACGACGGAGACCGCGGGCGGCCTGGCCGACCGGCTGGCCGCCGCGGTGCGCGAGGTGACCAAGCTGCGCGCCGACATCGAGATGCTCGCGCCGGGCGCCTTGCCCAACGATGGCCGCGTGATCGAAGACGCCCGCAGTTACCGTTGA
- a CDS encoding branched-chain amino acid ABC transporter permease, which produces MGFFLETVFGGLMAGMLYALVALGFVLIFKASGVFNFAQGAMVLFAALAMARFAEWLPRWLGFESLLLANLLAFCAAVACMVGVAWLVERLALRHLVNQEPIALLMATLGITYFLDGAGQLIFGSSTYKIEVGMPKDPLIVLENTFEGGLLLSKEDLYAALVAAALVGLLSLFFQKTRTGRALRAVADDHQAAQSIGIPLSRIWVIVWSVGGIVALVAGIIWGSKLGVQFSISLVALKAFPVVILGGLTSVPGAIVGGLLIGVGEKVSEIYLGPFLGGGIENWFAYVLALAFLLVRPQGLFGDKIIDRV; this is translated from the coding sequence ATGGGATTTTTTCTCGAAACGGTGTTCGGCGGCCTGATGGCCGGCATGCTCTACGCGCTCGTGGCGCTGGGGTTCGTGCTGATCTTCAAGGCCTCGGGCGTGTTCAATTTCGCGCAGGGCGCGATGGTGCTGTTCGCGGCGCTCGCGATGGCGCGCTTCGCGGAATGGCTGCCGCGCTGGCTGGGCTTCGAGAGCCTGCTGCTGGCCAACCTGCTCGCCTTCTGCGCCGCGGTGGCGTGCATGGTGGGCGTGGCCTGGCTCGTGGAGCGGCTCGCGCTGCGCCACCTGGTCAACCAGGAGCCCATCGCGCTGCTGATGGCCACGCTGGGCATCACCTACTTCCTCGACGGCGCGGGCCAGCTGATCTTCGGCAGCAGCACCTACAAGATCGAAGTGGGCATGCCCAAGGACCCGCTGATCGTGCTGGAGAACACCTTCGAGGGCGGCCTGCTGCTCTCCAAGGAGGACCTCTACGCCGCCCTGGTGGCCGCCGCGCTCGTGGGACTGCTCTCGCTCTTCTTCCAGAAGACGCGCACCGGCCGTGCGCTGCGTGCGGTGGCCGACGACCACCAGGCCGCGCAGTCCATCGGCATCCCGCTCTCGCGCATCTGGGTGATCGTGTGGTCGGTGGGCGGCATCGTGGCGCTCGTGGCCGGGATCATCTGGGGCAGCAAGCTGGGCGTGCAGTTCTCGATCTCGCTCGTGGCGCTCAAGGCCTTCCCGGTGGTGATCCTGGGCGGGCTCACTTCGGTGCCCGGCGCCATCGTGGGCGGCCTGCTGATCGGCGTGGGCGAGAAGGTCTCGGAGATCTACCTGGGGCCCTTCCTGGGCGGCGGCATCGAGAACTGGTTCGCCTACGTGCTCGCGCTGGCCTTCCTGCTCGTGCGGCCGCAGGGGTTGTTCGGCGACAAAATCATCGATCGCGTATGA